The Latilactobacillus sakei subsp. sakei DSM 20017 = JCM 1157 genome includes a window with the following:
- the codA gene encoding cytosine deaminase — protein sequence MLIQNVHIENQTALKSIRIENGLITAIESHLEPQQNEKIIDGQQQLALPPFVDPHVHLDSTLTAGQPEWNESGTLFDGIRIWSERKKTLTHQDVKDRALKALKMQASHGVQFVRSHVDVTDPELVALKALIEVREEVKDWMTLQLVAFPQEGILSFPNGKALMTKAAQLGVDAIGAIPHFEFNREYAVESLKFAFELAQEYDLLFDAHTDEIDDPNSRSLETIATLALETGMKDKVTASHTTAMGCYNDAYMYKLMRLLKMADLNFIANPLVNLFLGGRFDTYPKRRGLTRVKELTANGLNVAFGEDDIQDPWYPMGDGNMLDVLHAGLHATQMMGYTEIMNAYRFITHNGARAMHVTDQYGLEVGKPAHLILMASDNFYNALNQRAAVTLSIHAGRIISETQPATTQLFI from the coding sequence ATGCTTATTCAAAACGTTCATATCGAGAACCAGACAGCTTTAAAATCAATTAGAATTGAAAATGGTCTTATAACAGCAATTGAATCACATCTTGAGCCCCAACAAAACGAAAAAATAATTGACGGCCAACAACAATTAGCGCTCCCACCGTTTGTTGACCCCCACGTTCATCTCGATTCAACACTAACTGCCGGACAACCAGAATGGAATGAATCTGGCACACTTTTTGATGGTATTCGAATCTGGTCCGAGCGTAAGAAAACACTGACACACCAAGATGTTAAAGACCGAGCCCTCAAAGCCCTTAAAATGCAGGCTAGTCATGGGGTCCAGTTTGTTCGCTCACACGTTGACGTCACTGATCCTGAACTAGTCGCCCTTAAAGCACTGATTGAGGTCCGCGAAGAAGTGAAAGACTGGATGACATTGCAACTTGTTGCCTTCCCACAAGAAGGGATTCTCTCCTTTCCAAATGGTAAGGCGCTAATGACTAAGGCCGCTCAACTAGGGGTGGACGCCATTGGTGCAATTCCCCATTTCGAATTCAATCGAGAATATGCTGTTGAATCCTTGAAATTTGCCTTTGAACTAGCCCAAGAATATGATCTACTATTCGATGCCCATACTGATGAAATCGATGATCCTAATTCACGGAGCCTCGAAACAATCGCTACACTCGCCTTAGAAACTGGCATGAAAGATAAGGTAACAGCCTCGCATACAACAGCAATGGGCTGTTACAATGATGCTTACATGTATAAGCTAATGCGCTTATTAAAAATGGCCGATCTTAATTTTATCGCTAACCCCTTGGTCAACTTATTCTTGGGGGGGCGTTTTGATACCTATCCCAAACGCCGCGGTCTCACCCGGGTCAAGGAATTAACAGCTAACGGATTGAATGTTGCGTTTGGTGAAGATGACATTCAAGACCCTTGGTACCCTATGGGCGATGGTAACATGTTAGACGTCCTCCATGCTGGTTTACACGCAACTCAAATGATGGGTTATACAGAAATCATGAATGCTTACCGCTTCATTACCCACAATGGCGCTCGGGCAATGCACGTGACTGACCAATACGGCCTTGAAGTTGGGAAACCCGCCCACTTAATCTTAATGGCTAGTGATAATTTCTATAATGCACTTAATCAACGAGCCGCTGTTACGCTATCAATCCACGCTGGTCGTATCATTAGTGAAACACAACCGGCTACCACTCAGTTATTTATTTAA
- a CDS encoding cytosine permease, which yields MAKQHTIHSVAKSERTMGDWDLFATWIGANANNGTWYIGGIIAATGLIQGSTLLIAIGCLSYVLLALASYMGYQTGVGAMGLTRASFGVKGSVLPSLINVVQFIGWAAVNTYIAATSVSFILKEIMGWSGNDAATNRLSLVVGIIIMSILHLISISLGEKSVRWIERIGIVLVIILVTWESIIVFKMVPFKDLVAWRPAAKFRLEAGRAIDILAAFNLAWVTAAADFSRFAKRKKAATVYSFLGANIGLFWFAFIGLTATIATAITLNHFDPNNADPSTIAAKLGLGVLALLVIVITSTTANAVNLMAAGSALTNIFPKLKLTPALWCVTLLATVVTFIPVYVASFLTTFETFLDSIGMFLGPEIAIFLVDYFWIRRRHYQVDALNTIAGPYWYTKGYHLTALFSWVIGVISYLILNQFAIVHAYTGATFIAMLITALFYRVAVQLQTKKVI from the coding sequence ATGGCAAAACAACATACGATTCACTCAGTCGCTAAGTCTGAAAGAACGATGGGTGATTGGGATTTATTTGCGACCTGGATAGGTGCCAACGCTAATAATGGGACGTGGTACATCGGCGGTATTATTGCCGCAACTGGTCTTATTCAAGGCTCTACACTGTTGATTGCCATCGGCTGTTTATCCTATGTCTTATTAGCACTTGCTTCTTATATGGGCTATCAAACTGGTGTGGGTGCAATGGGTTTAACGCGTGCTTCGTTTGGCGTTAAAGGTTCAGTCTTACCATCACTCATTAACGTCGTGCAATTCATCGGTTGGGCAGCTGTTAATACCTATATTGCGGCGACTTCTGTGAGCTTTATTTTGAAAGAAATTATGGGTTGGTCGGGCAATGATGCCGCTACGAATCGCTTGAGCTTGGTTGTTGGGATCATCATCATGTCTATCTTGCATCTTATCAGTATTTCGTTAGGTGAAAAATCAGTTCGTTGGATCGAACGGATTGGGATTGTACTCGTGATTATCTTAGTGACATGGGAATCAATCATTGTTTTCAAAATGGTACCGTTCAAGGATCTGGTGGCTTGGCGTCCAGCTGCCAAGTTTCGTCTTGAAGCCGGTCGAGCAATCGATATTTTAGCCGCCTTTAATTTAGCGTGGGTCACAGCAGCTGCTGACTTTAGTCGTTTTGCCAAGCGTAAGAAGGCCGCAACTGTTTATTCATTCCTAGGGGCTAATATCGGCTTATTCTGGTTTGCCTTCATCGGTTTGACGGCGACAATTGCGACCGCGATTACGTTGAATCATTTTGATCCTAATAACGCTGATCCAAGTACGATTGCCGCTAAATTAGGACTCGGCGTTTTAGCCTTGTTGGTGATTGTAATTACCAGTACAACCGCGAATGCTGTTAATTTAATGGCTGCTGGTTCAGCGCTCACTAATATTTTTCCAAAGCTTAAGTTAACGCCAGCACTCTGGTGTGTTACCTTGTTGGCAACGGTCGTCACCTTTATTCCAGTTTATGTCGCGTCATTTTTGACCACCTTTGAAACCTTCTTAGACAGTATTGGAATGTTCTTAGGACCAGAGATTGCCATTTTCCTAGTGGATTACTTCTGGATTAGACGCCGACACTATCAAGTAGACGCGCTTAATACGATTGCTGGGCCATACTGGTATACGAAGGGCTATCATCTAACGGCATTATTCAGTTGGGTGATTGGCGTTATCAGTTATTTAATCTTAAATCAATTCGCAATTGTGCACGCCTATACAGGGGCAACCTTTATCGCCATGTTGATCACAGCGCTTTTTTATAGGGTAGCTGTTCAACTACAAACTAAAAAAGTGATTTAA
- a CDS encoding LTA synthase family protein, with protein sequence MSYFLKLTKIKQFMASKLGFLSLLVFLFWVKTLFGYFTDFNLAASDSLQMAILIFNPLATTLLVLGILLYIKQPIISYWTGLVIYTANTALLYFNVIYYRQFTDYMTINTILGYSKVSAGLSKSSLALMNWHDALYWLDIIILAVLILLKVIKIDHRQFPKRWAFSITSLAVLLFGVNLGLSEISRPQILSRTFDRNYIVKYLGIDTFTVYDAVKTTQNNQVRAQAESYDLDPVLDFTKQHYAAPNADYFGAAKGKNVIVIHLESFQQFLIDFKFEGQEVTPFLNSLYHNQNTLAFSNFFNQVGQGKTSDAENMLETGVYGLPQGSVFTTLGSDNTFQAAPSILKQNGDYTSAVFHGNVGTFWNRNNVYKNFGYNYFFDSSYFNTSPDNVLQYGLKDKLLFGQSIKYLEQLQQPFYSKFITVTNHFPFPLPKTDGDFPRATTENSAVNNYFATAHYLDQSLAEFFNYLKSSGLYDKSMIVLYGDHYGLSNSDNKALSGVLGRDYDTWTDNDNAQLQRVPYMIHMPGLKGGIQTQYGGEIDALPTMLHLLGINSQNYVQFGTDLLSKQHDQVVAFRNHNFVTPEYTVLDGTIYQNQDGTEVTQPTAKLQKQVAKWQKQVNHELSLSDSVNEKNLLRFYTPTGFKPVDPADYNYQTGYQQLVDIENKLGTKSTSVLSQNKGKSTVPLFKTDAPELADDQSSLTEVPKSKALKDSAATSSSSSSESGQSTSE encoded by the coding sequence ATGTCATATTTCTTGAAACTCACAAAAATAAAACAATTTATGGCCTCTAAGCTTGGCTTTTTAAGCCTATTAGTCTTTTTATTTTGGGTTAAAACCCTTTTTGGTTATTTCACCGATTTCAACCTCGCAGCTAGCGATTCGCTCCAAATGGCCATTTTAATCTTCAATCCGCTCGCAACTACCTTGCTTGTCTTGGGGATTTTATTGTACATTAAGCAACCGATTATCAGTTATTGGACCGGGCTGGTGATTTACACGGCCAACACGGCCCTTTTGTACTTTAATGTCATCTATTACCGGCAATTCACCGATTACATGACAATTAACACGATCCTCGGTTATTCAAAAGTTTCCGCGGGCCTCAGTAAAAGTTCGCTAGCCCTAATGAACTGGCACGATGCACTCTACTGGCTAGACATTATCATCTTGGCCGTTTTAATCCTATTAAAGGTCATTAAAATTGATCACCGCCAATTCCCTAAAAGGTGGGCATTTAGTATTACATCCCTAGCCGTTTTATTATTCGGTGTTAATCTTGGTCTGAGTGAAATCAGCCGGCCACAAATTCTCTCACGGACTTTCGATCGAAACTATATTGTTAAATACCTCGGTATTGATACTTTTACCGTCTACGATGCCGTTAAAACCACCCAGAATAATCAAGTCCGGGCCCAAGCCGAAAGTTACGACTTAGATCCTGTCTTAGACTTCACTAAACAACACTACGCCGCACCCAATGCCGATTATTTCGGCGCTGCTAAAGGTAAAAACGTGATCGTCATTCATCTTGAGAGTTTCCAACAATTCTTAATCGATTTCAAGTTTGAAGGTCAAGAAGTCACACCATTTTTAAACAGTCTCTATCACAACCAAAATACGCTAGCCTTTTCCAACTTCTTTAATCAAGTTGGCCAAGGTAAAACCAGTGATGCAGAAAACATGCTTGAAACTGGCGTGTATGGCTTACCACAGGGTTCCGTCTTTACAACACTTGGTTCCGACAACACCTTCCAAGCAGCCCCTTCAATTCTTAAACAAAATGGCGATTATACCAGCGCTGTTTTCCACGGGAATGTTGGGACGTTCTGGAACCGGAATAACGTTTATAAAAACTTTGGTTACAACTATTTCTTTGATTCTAGCTATTTTAATACAAGTCCTGATAACGTCTTACAATACGGTCTCAAAGATAAACTCCTCTTTGGCCAATCGATTAAATATTTAGAACAACTACAACAACCGTTCTATTCCAAATTTATTACCGTTACTAACCATTTCCCATTCCCACTTCCTAAGACAGATGGTGATTTCCCACGGGCAACAACCGAAAATTCCGCTGTTAATAACTACTTCGCAACCGCTCATTATCTCGATCAGTCACTCGCTGAATTTTTCAATTATTTGAAGAGTTCTGGTCTCTATGATAAATCGATGATTGTGCTATATGGGGATCATTACGGCCTCTCAAATTCCGATAATAAAGCTTTATCTGGCGTTTTAGGCCGTGATTATGACACTTGGACCGATAACGATAACGCCCAATTACAACGGGTTCCTTACATGATTCACATGCCTGGTTTAAAAGGTGGTATTCAAACCCAATATGGTGGCGAAATTGATGCCTTACCAACCATGTTGCATCTATTAGGGATCAATAGCCAAAATTACGTTCAATTTGGGACAGACTTACTTTCCAAGCAACACGATCAAGTTGTCGCCTTCCGAAATCATAACTTCGTGACGCCAGAATATACCGTCCTCGATGGTACCATCTATCAAAATCAAGATGGTACGGAAGTCACCCAACCAACAGCTAAATTGCAAAAGCAAGTCGCAAAATGGCAAAAGCAGGTCAATCATGAACTTAGCCTTTCTGACTCAGTTAACGAGAAAAACCTCTTACGCTTTTACACACCAACTGGTTTCAAACCGGTTGATCCTGCCGATTATAATTATCAAACCGGCTATCAACAACTCGTTGATATTGAAAATAAACTAGGCACTAAATCAACAAGTGTCCTTTCCCAAAACAAAGGCAAATCAACAGTCCCATTATTTAAAACAGATGCCCCCGAGTTAGCAGATGATCAATCTAGTTTAACTGAAGTCCCTAAAAGCAAAGCACTAAAAGATAGTGCAGCTACCTCGTCAAGTAGTAGCTCGGAATCCGGTCAATCAACATCAGAATAG
- a CDS encoding glycosyltransferase — translation MKVLLYFESQKLLAKSGIGRALDHQKRALTAMGIDYTLDPNDTDYDILHINTYGLNSRQMIKKARKAGKKVIYHAHSTEEDFRNSFVGSNQLAPFVKHRLVSLYSKADHLITPTLYSKALLQGYGIQVPIAPISNGIDLAKYQATPDKEQAFRAYFNLKPDQKVIICVGLFFQRKGLLDFVEIAKQLPEYTFIWFGDVPMYSIPRNIRLIVKKDHPANVRFPGYIKGDIIEGAYANADLFFFPSYEETEGIVVLEALASHQKVLVRDIPVYHGWLKDQQNCYMGTDNTQFKRLIQDIVEQRVPDLTEAGYQTAESKQITAIGHELAAVYQHVLTPDESNPTYTQIMQHTLKL, via the coding sequence ATGAAAGTTTTATTGTATTTTGAAAGTCAAAAACTACTCGCTAAATCAGGAATCGGCCGCGCACTAGATCATCAAAAGCGTGCGCTAACTGCCATGGGCATCGACTACACACTCGATCCTAACGATACTGATTATGATATCTTACATATTAACACATACGGTTTAAATAGCCGGCAGATGATTAAAAAGGCGCGCAAGGCTGGTAAAAAGGTGATTTACCACGCACACTCAACCGAAGAGGATTTCCGTAATTCCTTTGTCGGTTCCAATCAACTTGCCCCTTTTGTTAAACATCGCTTGGTTAGTCTCTATTCAAAGGCTGACCATCTCATCACACCTACCCTCTATTCAAAGGCGCTTTTACAAGGGTATGGCATTCAAGTACCGATTGCACCGATTTCAAACGGGATCGATCTTGCTAAGTATCAAGCAACACCAGATAAAGAACAAGCCTTTAGAGCTTATTTCAACTTGAAGCCCGATCAAAAGGTAATTATTTGTGTCGGTTTATTCTTCCAACGTAAAGGCTTGCTAGATTTTGTTGAAATTGCTAAGCAATTACCCGAATATACCTTCATTTGGTTTGGTGATGTGCCGATGTACAGTATTCCACGCAACATTCGCCTGATTGTTAAAAAGGACCATCCTGCAAATGTGCGCTTCCCCGGTTATATCAAAGGTGACATTATCGAAGGCGCTTATGCTAACGCTGATTTATTCTTTTTCCCTTCTTATGAAGAAACAGAAGGGATCGTTGTGCTAGAAGCCCTTGCCAGTCATCAAAAAGTCTTGGTGCGCGATATTCCAGTCTACCACGGCTGGCTCAAAGATCAACAAAATTGCTACATGGGTACCGATAATACGCAATTTAAGCGATTGATTCAAGACATCGTCGAACAACGCGTCCCCGACTTAACTGAAGCGGGTTATCAAACTGCTGAATCGAAACAGATTACCGCAATTGGCCACGAATTAGCGGCCGTCTACCAACATGTCTTAACCCCTGATGAATCAAATCCAACCTACACGCAAATCATGCAGCACACTTTAAAACTTTAA
- a CDS encoding VanZ family protein, with amino-acid sequence MLFLGGLYNNIILPWGTKYNHLPLIKLTVESLDKTILYCFIFIGLRLLYLGLKKRRIQFKYELKLFIFVFYLCLLLSLTVLRHIYYPWQMHLYVNRSLTQINLTPFVETFKLRNAPAQLDYWYNFYGNILWFVPFGWLRGSLTDRKGTWLLTIIEGALFSFGIETAQFILGTGMADIDDLIFNTLGAIIGVTLYKGYRILKH; translated from the coding sequence TTGTTATTTCTAGGTGGTCTTTATAACAACATCATCCTTCCTTGGGGGACAAAATATAATCATCTGCCCTTGATTAAATTAACGGTAGAGAGTTTGGATAAGACAATTTTGTATTGTTTTATTTTTATCGGACTGCGTTTATTGTATTTAGGCCTTAAAAAACGTCGGATTCAATTTAAGTATGAATTGAAACTTTTTATATTTGTCTTCTATTTATGTCTACTATTATCGTTAACGGTTTTACGCCATATTTATTATCCTTGGCAGATGCACCTATATGTCAACCGCTCTCTAACCCAAATTAACTTAACGCCGTTTGTCGAGACGTTTAAGTTACGGAATGCGCCGGCACAATTAGATTACTGGTATAACTTCTATGGTAATATTCTGTGGTTCGTGCCGTTTGGGTGGTTGCGTGGTTCATTAACAGATCGAAAAGGGACCTGGCTATTAACGATTATTGAAGGCGCACTATTTTCATTTGGGATTGAAACCGCCCAGTTTATTTTAGGAACAGGAATGGCCGATATTGATGATTTAATCTTCAATACACTTGGCGCGATTATCGGGGTGACTTTGTACAAGGGCTACCGAATTTTAAAACATTAA
- a CDS encoding GRP family sugar transporter, translated as MAILIALIPALAWGSIGLVSGKLGGNAYQQTFGMTIGALVFGIGTFLVIQPKIDLFIMVIGVISGLFWSIGQGQQFQSMQAMGVSKTVPLSTGMQLIVNTLAGALLFHEWKTTHDYIFGITALVILIAGATLTSMKDPKSSLAAKEDTQFARGFRALILSTIGYGGYTIIVNWSGISATTIVLPQAIGMFIGAAIFAGVGIGKAVFDKKTGLNIVTGLLWGLGNLFMLISMSDIGLAISYSLSQCGIIISTIGSIYLLGERKTKKEMVYVTLGCLLVIVGGVTLGMMK; from the coding sequence ATGGCTATTTTAATTGCATTAATCCCAGCACTTGCCTGGGGTAGTATCGGATTGGTAAGTGGTAAATTAGGTGGTAACGCTTATCAACAAACTTTTGGGATGACGATTGGTGCGTTGGTTTTTGGAATCGGTACCTTTTTGGTTATTCAACCTAAAATCGATTTATTCATCATGGTAATCGGTGTCATTTCCGGATTATTCTGGAGCATTGGTCAAGGGCAACAATTCCAATCAATGCAAGCAATGGGTGTTTCAAAAACCGTCCCATTATCAACAGGGATGCAATTGATTGTAAACACTTTAGCGGGCGCTTTGTTATTCCACGAATGGAAAACAACCCATGATTATATCTTCGGGATTACAGCATTAGTGATCTTAATCGCTGGTGCAACGTTAACATCAATGAAAGATCCTAAGAGTAGCTTAGCTGCTAAAGAAGATACACAATTTGCACGTGGCTTCCGGGCTTTGATTCTTTCAACAATCGGTTATGGTGGTTACACAATCATTGTTAACTGGTCAGGAATTAGTGCAACAACAATCGTCTTACCACAAGCGATTGGGATGTTTATCGGCGCTGCTATCTTTGCTGGCGTTGGTATTGGTAAAGCAGTCTTTGATAAGAAAACAGGTTTGAACATTGTAACAGGTCTATTATGGGGCTTAGGAAACTTGTTCATGTTGATTTCAATGTCAGATATCGGTCTTGCCATCAGTTATTCACTTTCACAATGTGGGATTATCATTTCAACAATTGGTAGTATCTACCTCTTGGGTGAACGTAAAACGAAAAAAGAAATGGTGTATGTCACACTTGGCTGTTTACTAGTCATTGTCGGTGGCGTGACACTTGGAATGATGAAATAA
- a CDS encoding YfhO family protein, protein MQTKHKQAISYYGLSFGLPLVLVLIGFAIMGLVPFGNHNLLFSDLGTQYMPFLAEFKRQVAHLNFSAYSFSLSLGGNLVPLAAYYLISPFNLLLLLGSNSQLPVMVSYVIALKICTMGVTMSYFLRTRTTTYHYAALIFSTAYSLCGFVAMNFYNLMWLDALILVPLIVIGLERLFSVKKPTFYIVTLTISILTNYYLGYMTCLFAVLYMISLVIKQRQPQQKWGHLLQQQARVIWQFIWSSLIVGGLSAIILLPALLGMLKTGKKTIAMTSFYPTPQFGWEVFTQFQVGGSRYTQRLTHEPTLFVGTLALLFAVLYFMLPQIRKQAKYANGFLVISLTLSFWVTTFNTIWHMFQQPEGFPYRNAYLFSFVLIKIAYEASLVQGQNKKAKGWAIALVSGLLVIGQLRLHGNQSYPQVTAQSWILLSGYTIFLGLLFYYWGQTNRHYQKILITGVVLVSFGELVTNFQLMTHKIPLGYQKQYAQQYQRQAALYEQLSEKDNDFYRVNNQSILLKSAYREPYYGYNDALLFGQYTLNNYSSTLDEQMRSMLVDLGFYSKNVRRINGVGHTAITDLLFANRYDLQPKNQQTVIQRHQTLGLGFAVNRQLAHVTLKKHRPFDNQDRLLQAMVNTDQAFYTNHRVNMVHEEIKAHSYRYTLEIPRDTQGPTYLYLPHQNLARIKLFVNGRKKKTPIRVTSAAIIPLEDSHKGQPLRLTVISPKRQNINHFQVATLNQERFNQAVKQLDQQKLTTTALWQDNGHVTGDIKTMASNQLLYLSIPYDAGWQAKVNGQMIKPKKVMANMLAVPLKLGTNQVQLRYRAPGLLLGQLISLGTLLIWLIILIGSRWRKRV, encoded by the coding sequence ATGCAAACAAAACATAAACAGGCGATCAGTTATTACGGACTCAGTTTCGGATTGCCGTTAGTATTGGTCTTGATCGGCTTTGCCATCATGGGGCTAGTGCCTTTTGGTAATCACAATTTATTGTTTAGTGATTTAGGGACACAGTACATGCCATTTTTGGCTGAATTCAAGCGGCAAGTCGCTCATCTTAACTTCAGTGCCTACTCGTTTTCATTATCGCTAGGTGGCAATTTAGTGCCACTAGCGGCCTATTACCTGATTAGCCCGTTTAATCTATTGTTACTTTTAGGATCGAATAGTCAGTTACCAGTTATGGTGAGTTACGTGATTGCGCTTAAAATTTGTACGATGGGCGTGACAATGAGTTATTTTCTGAGAACGCGGACAACGACTTATCATTATGCCGCATTGATTTTTTCAACGGCTTATAGTTTATGTGGCTTTGTAGCCATGAATTTTTATAATTTGATGTGGTTAGATGCATTAATCTTAGTGCCACTGATTGTCATCGGCCTTGAACGCTTATTTTCAGTTAAGAAGCCGACATTTTACATTGTGACGTTGACGATTTCGATTCTAACCAATTATTATTTGGGTTACATGACATGCTTATTTGCCGTCTTATATATGATTAGCCTTGTAATTAAGCAACGGCAACCACAGCAAAAGTGGGGGCATTTATTACAGCAACAAGCACGAGTTATCTGGCAGTTTATTTGGTCATCACTGATTGTTGGTGGCTTAAGCGCCATTATCCTCCTCCCAGCGTTGTTAGGCATGTTAAAGACTGGAAAAAAGACAATTGCCATGACCAGTTTTTACCCGACACCACAATTTGGCTGGGAAGTGTTTACGCAATTTCAGGTCGGTGGTAGTCGCTATACACAACGATTAACGCACGAACCAACACTTTTTGTGGGCACATTGGCATTATTGTTTGCGGTTTTATATTTTATGTTGCCACAAATTCGAAAACAGGCGAAGTACGCTAATGGCTTTTTAGTGATTAGTTTAACCCTTAGTTTTTGGGTAACAACGTTTAATACTATTTGGCATATGTTTCAACAGCCAGAAGGGTTTCCCTACCGGAATGCTTACTTATTCTCGTTTGTCTTAATTAAAATTGCATACGAAGCAAGTCTAGTACAAGGGCAAAATAAAAAGGCTAAAGGGTGGGCCATTGCCTTAGTGAGTGGTTTATTGGTGATTGGTCAATTGAGATTACACGGTAATCAGAGTTATCCGCAAGTTACAGCACAATCATGGATATTATTAAGTGGCTATACAATATTTCTCGGGTTATTATTTTATTATTGGGGTCAAACAAACCGTCACTATCAAAAAATACTGATAACAGGCGTTGTTTTGGTATCATTTGGCGAGTTAGTCACTAATTTTCAATTAATGACGCATAAAATACCATTGGGTTATCAAAAACAATATGCGCAACAATATCAACGCCAAGCTGCACTGTATGAACAACTCAGTGAAAAAGATAATGATTTTTATCGGGTCAATAACCAGTCGATCTTATTAAAATCGGCGTATCGCGAACCTTATTATGGCTACAACGATGCCTTGTTATTTGGCCAATATACGTTAAATAATTACTCATCAACTTTGGACGAACAAATGCGCAGTATGCTGGTGGACCTTGGTTTTTACAGTAAGAACGTCCGGCGAATTAATGGGGTCGGACATACAGCGATTACGGATCTGTTATTTGCCAATCGCTATGATTTACAACCAAAAAATCAGCAGACGGTTATTCAACGACATCAAACGCTTGGATTGGGTTTTGCGGTTAATCGGCAATTAGCGCATGTTACTTTGAAAAAGCATCGGCCATTCGACAACCAGGATCGGTTGTTACAAGCAATGGTAAATACTGACCAAGCATTTTATACAAATCATCGGGTTAATATGGTCCATGAAGAAATTAAGGCCCATAGCTACCGGTATACGCTAGAAATTCCAAGAGATACGCAAGGTCCTACGTATTTATATTTACCACATCAAAATTTAGCGCGAATTAAATTATTTGTTAACGGTCGTAAGAAGAAAACGCCGATTAGAGTGACGAGTGCTGCAATTATCCCGCTTGAGGACTCGCATAAAGGGCAACCGCTACGATTAACTGTGATTAGCCCTAAACGGCAGAATATTAATCATTTCCAAGTTGCGACACTCAATCAAGAACGGTTTAATCAAGCTGTCAAACAACTTGATCAGCAAAAATTAACGACGACTGCTTTATGGCAAGATAACGGACATGTCACTGGCGATATTAAAACAATGGCATCTAATCAACTACTGTATCTCAGCATTCCGTATGATGCTGGTTGGCAAGCTAAGGTTAACGGGCAAATGATTAAACCTAAAAAGGTAATGGCCAACATGCTAGCAGTGCCATTAAAACTTGGCACCAATCAGGTACAGTTACGGTATCGGGCACCGGGGTTGCTGCTTGGACAACTGATTAGTTTGGGCACACTTTTGATCTGGTTAATAATACTGATCGGGTCACGATGGCGAAAGCGGGTTTAA
- the treR gene encoding trehalose operon repressor: MSKKYEIIYRELVHKITNHVYPANSFLPSENELATAYGTSRETVRKALASLLENGFIHKIKGKGSLVLDFDKYAFPISGLTSYRELDSLFEMHTQTTVLQLQKATVPQAPFHLDPTEILPATYIQRLRTVDGEPIVIDNDYVLTSVVPEISRVVAQDSLYHYFEQELGLTIGYGNKEFTVIPATEEQCAILKLAPNSAVVSVKGITHLQDNTLIQFTESIHRADKFKFIEHARRQSI, encoded by the coding sequence ATGTCGAAAAAATATGAAATAATCTACCGCGAACTCGTCCATAAAATTACGAACCATGTTTATCCAGCCAACTCATTCTTACCCAGCGAAAACGAACTCGCAACAGCGTATGGTACCTCACGCGAAACAGTCCGTAAAGCACTCGCTAGCCTTTTAGAAAATGGCTTCATTCATAAGATCAAAGGCAAAGGCTCTTTAGTCCTTGATTTTGATAAATACGCCTTTCCCATTTCCGGCTTGACCAGTTACCGCGAATTGGATAGTCTCTTTGAAATGCACACGCAAACAACAGTCCTACAACTCCAAAAAGCAACAGTCCCACAAGCGCCTTTTCATTTAGATCCCACAGAGATTCTGCCCGCGACCTATATTCAACGGTTACGGACCGTTGATGGTGAACCAATTGTTATCGATAACGACTACGTTCTAACCAGTGTTGTCCCAGAAATCTCACGGGTAGTCGCTCAGGATTCACTTTATCACTACTTTGAACAAGAATTGGGTCTAACTATTGGTTATGGGAATAAAGAATTCACTGTTATCCCTGCAACCGAAGAACAGTGTGCCATCTTAAAACTCGCCCCTAATAGTGCGGTCGTTAGTGTTAAAGGTATCACTCATCTTCAGGATAATACCTTAATTCAATTTACCGAATCCATTCACCGGGCTGATAAATTTAAGTTTATTGAACATGCGCGCCGCCAATCAATTTAA